The nucleotide sequence GCCACAGAACAGTATCTTCTGCCGATCTCATAAGACAGTAATTCTTTTTGCATGTAAACTTAACTTCTTTGTACTTTTCAGGCGCAATGTTTCCTTGGGAAAGTTCTTACACAGGCCTGGAGACTTCCCCTGGGGCTAGGTACGGCAAAAACCAGATTCATATCAATGGCGACATTGCTTTTGCTGTCATTCAGTTTTGGAGGGCGAGTAAAGACGTGAACTGGTTGCGGGAGGTTGGCTATCCACTTCTTTACCAGACGGCGGAGTACTGGGCTAGTAGAGTAGAAAATGACGTTGTCAACGACAGATATATCATTAATCACGTGATGCCACCGGATGAATATCACTACCCTGTCAATAACTCTGTCTACACTAATGTAGTGGCGAAAATTAACCTTTTGTTTGCTAAAGAAGCCGCTGACATCTTGGGGAAAGAAGTTCCGAAAGAGTGGCTGACGATTGCTGAAAAGATGTACATTCCTTTTGATAGTGAAAATAGTTACCACCCAGAATATGAAGGGTACACCTTGGACAAAGAAGTGAAACAGGCTGACACGATCCTAATTGGTTATCCACTGATGTACGAAATGGACAGAAaggtgggtttttttttcccatagtGTTGTAGGTGTGTGTTAAAGACAGCGTAGTGAAGGTATAGTCTGGCTTGAAGAAAAACCACTTCGTGCAAAACCAACGTCATTTCTGGAAATATTTTGAGTACTCAATTTTAAGCATTCCTGTTTCGCGTTTAATACGCGGAAAGTGAAGATTTTAAGTCTCTTGCCTTTCACTTCCCTTGATGTCGTctgtaaaaaataaacaataaacgCCGATTCCTGATAGTACCTAGTGCTTAGAAAGAATCACGAAGCGTTTGAGCATGTTGTGTTTAGCATGTTAAAGAAACAACGAATACACACAATTTCCAGCAGCAACCATTATCGATCTTACTTTGAAAAAGCTTAGACACCATATTAAGATAACAGTGAATTGGGCTACACAGTAACACAAAATTACCTTCTGTTATTACGTAGGTTCGATATAACGACCTTAAACTTTATGAAGAACGCACTGATCCCGATGGACCGGCCATGACACATTCCATGTTTGCCATTGGCTGGCTAGATCTGGGAGAGAATACGAAAGCTGTGAAACCTTTCCTAAAGAATTACGCCAATATCCGAGGACCATTTAAGGTAAAACCCTCAATCTGTGAAAGGAGACCATCGAAGGAATTCAGTTTGCTATTTATTATCCTTTTCACTAACCAACGATCGAAGCATAGGAACGAGTAATGTGACATTCGTGGTGTTGGCTCGGCCTTAGGAGTCTTTGAAAGATGGCAGACCGATTAGTAAATATGGTGTATTTTACTGAGGAGGACTTTTGTGGGGATTATGGCTCAATTCTGTTTCTTGGAATCACAGGATCATTGGCTTTTGGTACAATCCCTGAATATTTTAATTATATTATGCACAGTTTAACCACGAGTTCACCGTAGTGTCATTTTGATTACGAGTTACAATTTCTGGTACCTATTTTTTAGACTTTTACCGGGAGTGTTTATTCTATTTATTCAAAAAACTCTGACGTTTTAAAAActcctatttttcttttatattgtTTTAGTCAGATAACCAAAGATCTGTTCTGTGTGTTTCTGTAGGTGTGGACTGAGCGTCGCGACATCTGGGGCGCTGTCAATTTCATCACTGGAGCTGGTGGTTTTTTACAGACTATAATCTATGGTTATGGAGGATTCCGGCTGAAAAGCTCTGGATTGGCGTTCAATCCTTCTTTGCCCCCAAACGTCACAAAGATGACAACCACCGTGCATTATCTGGGGAGTATTATGGATGTTGCAGTAACTGAAGAAGCAATAACATTTACACTACTCTTCTCAGGTCCAGTTTCTCCTGGCCTTGATGTCATAACATTAAAAGGTGTATTTAGCCTCGAGCGAGATTTTCCAGTCACAGTGGACAGAGCCAAGGGTATTATTAGCGTTCGACAGGCAAAGCCATGCACACAGTTCAAGTAAGGTTTCTCATCACAAACCTATTCACATTGGCTTATTGCTGTTAACTAGCACTTTTCTATATCTCCGCCATCATTGATAATAAACATCGAAAGGGATTCTTTTCGATAGTTCGTTTGTCCCTTATTTCCTTCTCACATTTTGCGAGGATGAGGATACAATTATGTTTTTTACCATCCCCTATTTCGTGAGCAAATATCCCGTTATTACTTTTGATTCCATAATTGTAATAAAACCAAccgttttgcttttttaataaatcaataattaataGATCATAAGTCGATGGATACAGAAATAAATCGAGCTAAAGCTGCTGTTCTTAAATTGTTTAGAAAACCTCTCTAACCCAGTCACAAATATTGTGTGATGGATAAAAAAAGTAGTAGACAAGGACGAAGGAAAGCTGAGAGTTCTACCGAAGAGTGTGTAATGGTTAGGGTTCCCTAACCTCTTAGACTTTTTGGAACGCTTATCGCACTTTTAAAGACTCCAAGCGGTCCTTAGCAGTGgtggatccagaccttgagctaatggggggggggggggggggaaggcgTTTTTTTTGCGATTGCCCTcccggctttttttttttttgttttttttcacctaAAATACGGGAGGCCCGAGCCCCCCGGGCCCCTTCCCTAGATCCGCCACTGTTTGGTCTCCTTTGCAGCCGTTGTTTGATCTCGTCACGCAACTTTCTCACCGTAACGAGATCAAACAACAGTTATGAAGGAAACTAAGCGGAGAACGTTGCGTGGCGAGACAAGGTAATCTTTGGCATCACTATTCAATCGCGGTCGAAATGTAATCGTATTCAGCTAATGGACAAAAAAATAGCCATGTTACGAATTGGACAAGCTGTTAAGTACTTCTTTCATCCTCGGTTTTTGAGACAATGATTTTTATTGTGTGAGTAAAGAGAACAATTGTATTTTGTTACGGTTTAGTGAACTCTCTCTATCAATCATCACcgttgttattttttaatgattcaTTCGCCAATGAGATCATAACGTAACCCAATCTTTCCTGTTAGTCAGAATGTAGCCATCTGCTGCCAATACTGTAGGTAAGACTGCGGACATCTCTTTGAGTGTGCTTCAGTTACAAGATGAACCTCAGTGGCTGTGGTGTAGCGCTTGCCTTACTTTTAGTGGGTGCTGTGCCAACAGTATACTCTATTCCGGCAGTTGGAACACCAACTCGCTTCGTCACCGACAAACTGCCAGAACAAAACAGCCCATCAACTGTGCTATCAAGCAGGAATGGAAACTTCATGGCTTCTGTTGCGAACGGCTATGTAGGCACAGTGATTTACAGCGATACAGTGCATGTATCGGGTGTTTATAATGGCAAGGCTTACCAGAAGAAGTATCCGATCTACCCAATAGACCTTTATGAACATCCTCATAGAGCGCGCATTCCTTCGACAGCTTCTCTTAATTTTAAGATCAGGAAGACCCCTGGGAATACCTCATATGCGCTGGACGTGTACGAGGGAGTCTTTTACAAGTGGTTTGAGGCGGTTAATTTGACTGTGGAGCAAAGGATTTATGCGCACAGAACCAggaagaatctcttgattgtggAACTAACGGCGAAGAACAACGCGGGAAGAGAATTTTTGATGGACCTTACTCCAAACATGGGATACATCACACAGGATATTGATTTTTACATGAAAGAGTCAAACAGAGCTGAAGCTCTTGCTGGCGTAGGTTTGGTATGTTTtatattcatgttttcatatCTAATAGCACTATTTCAGCTCTAAgatataaataaatacattgTTGAGAGAGGGTGGACGTGACCTGGCCGATTACTTTGGACAACAATGGACAAAACATATCCATTGACTATTGTCTGTTTATTTCCGGAGCTATAGATTACAAGGGACATCAAAgccaaatatatttttgtaaactGATAACGATGATATTCCCAAGTTCTCACCTCCAGGCTTATTCCTAACTTATAAGTCGCCATTTCAGTAAGGAACGATTTGTATTTGTCCCAATCCGGGCTCGAATAATATTTCTCGTTATATTTCACCCCTAGCCTTTTTTCCCTCAGCATACTCCCCCGCTGTATGATAAAAATTCGCTTTTTCTGTTAAAAGGCCTTatccatttcacaatttccttttctctatGAAGTTAGTTATGATGGTAAACAAATACAGTGCAGTGGCTGCTGAAATAAAATTCTACCTAATAACTTTTTGGAATATCTACGCTTCTGAAGTCGTCAGCGTGGGCGCCAGGTATATCAGCGATTacgtaattttctctttaaacgTTCTTCGCCTTATACTTTAGTTTAGTTTTTCGCTTTCTCGTAGATTTTGTCAATTAGTTCTATATTTTGTGCTTCGTTTCTTTCATATGTTAGGTTTTACTTTGCTATTTGTCTGTTTCGGCTTAGTCAATTATTTTTCCTTAGTACAGGTTCAGTTTGCGTGTGTTGAAGTTTAGTTCAGGTTTATTTCTATTGAAGGACAGCGTGATTCAGTCACAATCGTTTCGACTTATTGAATCGCTTCAATTGCTTTGCTTCAACTTATTTCATCACACTTTGTCCGTTCGATTCGTTTACGGGTAAATATGATTATTAAGCGCGTAAAGACAATTGTGACTACAGTCAGGGCGTAGAAGGAAAACAACCTGACCCTGAcgatgacttccgctcagatTGTCGAAATGTCACGCATCAGCCCTTCTCCTTCACTCAGCGAGGGTCAAGCTAAGTAGATGATATTCGCTGTAGAGAATTAAACAGTCAAGGAGGCAAACCGGCAACCACACAAAGTTAAAGAAGCCGCGGTCAGAGGGGATTATTGACAGAAGACGAAACAAACGAAATTGACTTCTTTGAATGGAGGGCGATCACCGGATTTAAATGACACGACTAGCGGTGTAACTGCACTGTCAGAGGATGCACCAAGTACTGATCTTATTGTTCATTCCCTCATTCATTCAAATATAAATGTAGGTAAGACAGACTGAGGAATATGGAAGTGTTCGCCCGAACGTGGCAATTGTGTGGAAGTACCTAGATTCTAGCCACCCATTGACAATCACGGCTAGCTCAGATGAGCAAACCTGGTACTACATCACCTCAATAGCCACAAACCTGGACACCAAGTTCAACCCGCTCTCTGAAGCCCTCTTTCAGTGGGACGAAGCTATGCTGTAAGGATCTACATTATGtgactttgttttcacttcatTATAACCGAGAAGGCTTGGATGTGTCAATTGAAAACCTTAagacttttaaataaaaacaattcgTTGGTATGACAGAAAAACATGAAGAGGCACTAATAACGAATGACGGCGCCAGAATGTCTGAGTGGAGAAGATTATAATCATTTGCATGTGACTAATAACGAATGACGGCGCCAGAATGTCTGAGTGGAGAAGATTATAATCATTTGCATGTGAAGAACGTGAAGAAAAAATTAGGCAATGAATTGATCCTTTTTTGACACTGTTGGAGAGAACTTACGAGCTAGACTCTAAGTAGTCCATGTAAAGAGAAATAATCGAATTGTCCTGCAACACAAATGCTTATTTTTACGTTCACTTCGTTTAGAGTGAAGGAAAAGCTTCTTGCAGAGCATAAAGCTGCTTGGAAAGCATTGTGGGATACTGGCAGAATTGAAATCGAAGGGGACCTAGAAATGGCCCAGGCTGTGTACGGCAGTATGTATTACATTCTGAGTTCCACTCGACATGACTGGCCGTACGGGTTGAGTCCCGGCGGACTTCCGGCTTCAGAGGAGTACATGGGACACACATTCTGGGATCAAGACATATGGATGTACCCCCCTCTAGTATTGCTGCACCCTGACTTGGCGAGGAGTTCTGTGAGATATCGAAAGGAACGGCTGCCCGCAGCCCGCAGAATTGCCAAGGAATACGGTTATAAAGGTAGGAAAATGAGTATATACCCAAAAACACACAAATGGACAGAGGGACAGACAGGCTCACAGACAGATCTGGGGacaaaaagatagaaaaaaatctCTCGTGGGTCAAACAAAATGgcaaagtttaaaacagaagTTTAGCGCATAGGTGGAGTGACGGAACGGCAGATATGGACGCACAGACCAGCACATTGTACAAAAACCAATTATTAgtatttgattggtttttgtCAGTTTGgcgtaaaaataattttgagaaatgGTAGATTTCTTACGTGATTTTCGAATTGCACCGCACACAGGCGCAATGTTTCCATGGGAGAGCTCCTTTACTGGCTTAGAGACCTCCCCAGGAGAAGTATACGGCAAGAATCAGAATCACATCACGGGAGACATTGCTCTGGCCGCTAAGATGTTATGGCATGCTACTAAGGATCTTCACTGGTTGCGGGAGGTTGGATTCCCCCTTACGTACCAGACTGCAGAGTACTGGGCCAGCCGGGTGGAATACGATCCTGAGAAAGACAGATACATCATCAATCACGTGATGCCACCGGACGAGTATCACTATCCAGTTAACAATTCCTTCTTCACCAATGTGGTGGCTAAGATAAATTTGCTGTTTGCTAAAGAAGCCGCTGAAATCCTGGGCAAGAAGGTGCCCGAGGTGTGGTCAACCATTGCGGAAAAGATTTACATCCCCTTTAACAGCAAGTATAACTATCACCCTGAGTTTGAGGGATATGTTGCAAATGTGATAGTTAAACAGGCAGACGTTATACTGGTGGGCTTTCCCTTGATGTATCAAATGGATAAACAAGTGAGTGGCTTTAAGGCCAAATTGATAAGCAAGACGGGGATTTGACGGAGTAAAATAGATATTCTATAGTACCCATTCTTACTTTTTGAAATACCCTTTGTTACAATGCATTCCTGACGATGGAA is from Pocillopora verrucosa isolate sample1 chromosome 7, ASM3666991v2, whole genome shotgun sequence and encodes:
- the LOC131792950 gene encoding protein-glucosylgalactosylhydroxylysine glucosidase-like encodes the protein MNLSGCGVALALLLVGAVPTVYSIPAVGTPTRFVTDKLPEQNSPSTVLSSRNGNFMASVANGYVGTVIYSDTVHVSGVYNGKAYQKKYPIYPIDLYEHPHRARIPSTASLNFKIRKTPGNTSYALDVYEGVFYKWFEAVNLTVEQRIYAHRTRKNLLIVELTAKNNAGREFLMDLTPNMGYITQDIDFYMKESNRAEALAGVGLVRQTEEYGSVRPNVAIVWKYLDSSHPLTITASSDEQTWYYITSIATNLDTKFNPLSEALFQWDEAMLVKEKLLAEHKAAWKALWDTGRIEIEGDLEMAQAVYGSMYYILSSTRHDWPYGLSPGGLPASEEYMGHTFWDQDIWMYPPLVLLHPDLARSSVRYRKERLPAARRIAKEYGYKGAMFPWESSFTGLETSPGEVYGKNQNHITGDIALAAKMLWHATKDLHWLREVGFPLTYQTAEYWASRVEYDPEKDRYIINHVMPPDEYHYPVNNSFFTNVVAKINLLFAKEAAEILGKKVPEVWSTIAEKIYIPFNSKYNYHPEFEGYVANVIVKQADVILVGFPLMYQMDKQVRYNDLTFYERLTDPEGPAMTHAMFAIGWLEAGEEKKAETAFFKNYANIQGPFKVWSERRNGKGAVNFITGAGGFLQAVIYGYGGFRIRSDGLYFNSTLPPGTTKLTLSLHYLGCSLKFELQDTNVTFALVSNGPISPDLEVSTKEGVFALRREKPVTLETKDGVVRKRAWLNRVKSQIFGRRMGSGK